The following are encoded together in the Phaseolus vulgaris cultivar G19833 chromosome 9, P. vulgaris v2.0, whole genome shotgun sequence genome:
- the LOC137822415 gene encoding uncharacterized protein produces the protein MVSGRARYGRNGERGYDKDGDSGNGNDFSTFFFSNFPNGYGEMDMVKVFQKWATVKEVFISRRLNKWGRRFGFVRFLDVKNVVRLEGDLDRIYIGNRKLYVNILKYRRHQYEPRRKKRRTLGWEHIQSQKEDRARTVRDEKGKGKQL, from the coding sequence atggTGAGCGGAAGGGCACGCTATGGTAGGAATGGTGAGCGGGGGTACGACAAGGATGGGGACTCAGGGAATGGAAATGATTTCTCtaccttcttcttttcaaacttTCCCAATGGGTATGGTGAGATGGACATGGTAAAGGTCTTTCAAAAATGGGCAACGGTGAAGGAGGTTTTCATCTCTCGTAGACTTAATAAGTGGGGAAGGAGGTTCGGTTTTGTGCGATTCCTTGATGTAAAAAATGTCGTGCGTCTAGAAGGTGACCTTGATCGGATCTACATTGGTAATAGGAAGCTTTACGTGAATATACTGAAGTATCGGAGACACCAGTATGAACCAAGAAGGAAGAAGCGGAGAACCCTAGGATGGGAGCACATACAAAGTCAGAAGGAAGACCGGGCACGTACTGTTCGGGACGAAAAAGGAAAAGGTAAACAGTTGTAA
- the LOC137822414 gene encoding uncharacterized protein produces MVNIYAACTINDKKILWEELSTVKSASQEKVWCLCGDFNAVRSRSERKGIREGSDYSSEIIGFNNFIDANLLLDLPIVGKNYMWFKSNGSAKSRIDRVLVSEEWFVRWPMSKQYVQRREVSDHCAIVVKSVEKDWEPKSFRTIDAWFLERSFNEMVKEKWLSYPIKGNALVNVKEKLKSLKGDLKIWNKEVFGNVYTRKKEILQENEEFDCMDCLNDLNEGDRLKKAALGDSCTRFYHSSLRWRRLRNEVKGVEVGGQWCEEPCTVRSKAKKLFDIRFKATKDFGVRLDEVEFKFLSQEDNVSLTMAFSEEEIRDTV; encoded by the exons ATGGTGAATATCTACGCTGCCTGCACAATTAATGATAAGAAGATCCTATGGGAGGAATTGTCTACTGTTAAATCGGCGTCACAAGAGAAGGTATGGTGCTTGTGTGGTGATTTCAATGCTGTTAGAAGCCGTAGTGAAAGGAAGGGGATAAGGGAGGGGTCTGATTATTCAAGTGAGATTATTGGCTTTAATAATTTCATTGATGCTAACCTTTTGCTGGATTTACCTATTGTGGGAAAGAATTACATGTGGTTCAAGTCTAATGGGTCGGCAAAAAGCAGAATAGACAGAGTACTGGTCTCAGAGGAATGGTTTGTAAGATGGCCTATGAGTAAACAATATGTGCAGCGGAGGGAAGTCTCTGACCACTGTGCCATAGTGGTGAAGTCAGTGGAGAAGGATTGGGAACCTAAATCGTTTCGTACCATTGATGCTTGGTTCCTGGAAAGGAGTTTCAATGAGATGGTAAAGGAAAAATGGTTATCTTATCCCATTAAGGGGAATGCCCTGGTGAATGTTAAGGAGAAGCTGAAGAGTTTGAAGGGTGACCTAAAGATCTGGAACAAGGAAGTGTTTGGAAATGTTTACACTCGGAAGAAGGAGATCCTACAGGAAAATGAGGAATTTGATTGTATGGATTGTTTGAATGACCTGAACGAAGGAGATAGGTTGAAAAAGGCTGCTCTG GGTGATTCTTGTACAAGATTCTACCACTCGTCCTTGAGATGGAGAAGACTTAGAAATGAAGTTAAGGGAGTGGAGGTAGGGGGTCAATGGTGTGAAGAACCTTGTACTGTGCGATCTAAAGCCAAAAAGCTCTTTGATATTAGATTCAAAGCCACGAAAGACTTTGGGGTTAGACTCGATGAGGTTGAGTTCAAGTTCTTATCTCAAGAGGACAATGTGAGCTTGACTATGGCGTTTTCAGAGGAAGAAATAAGGGACACTGTATGA